In the Chryseobacterium sp. MYb264 genome, one interval contains:
- the porL gene encoding type IX secretion system motor protein PorL/GldL, translating to MFKTKDAWMNFFYSFGAAIVILGAWLKITHITLGPINGNIALTVGLITEAIIFIIFAFDPPKTEESYAWENVYPELLDKHANPNPLHSNSTSPKGIASNQFAELENSLSTKLDKMLEDAKLDVQLFERLRTGIDKFSSSVDQINQTVDVSASTHKYNDQLNKAATHMESMNALYAMQLESGKKQSEFANKYVADMQKSAEQSEKFNQELQGLTSNLNNLNRVYGGMLTAMKS from the coding sequence ATGTTTAAGACTAAAGATGCGTGGATGAATTTCTTTTATTCATTCGGTGCTGCAATTGTAATTCTTGGAGCTTGGCTTAAAATTACCCATATTACCCTGGGACCAATTAACGGTAACATTGCCCTTACTGTGGGACTTATTACAGAGGCTATCATCTTCATTATTTTCGCATTTGACCCCCCGAAAACAGAAGAATCTTATGCATGGGAAAATGTTTATCCTGAATTACTGGATAAACATGCCAATCCTAATCCGTTACATTCAAACTCAACCTCGCCTAAAGGAATTGCTTCTAACCAATTTGCAGAATTAGAAAACTCTCTTTCTACGAAATTGGATAAAATGCTGGAAGATGCGAAACTTGATGTTCAGTTATTTGAGAGATTAAGAACAGGTATCGATAAGTTTTCTAGCTCTGTAGATCAGATTAATCAAACGGTAGACGTTTCTGCTTCTACCCATAAGTATAATGACCAATTGAACAAAGCTGCTACTCACATGGAAAGCATGAACGCTCTTTATGCGATGCAATTGGAAAGTGGTAAAAAACAATCTGAATTTGCTAATAAATATGTGGCAGATATGCAAAAATCTGCGGAACAATCTGAAAAATTCAATCAGGAGTTACAAGGTTTAACATCAAATTTAAATAACTTAAACAGAGTTTACGGTGGTATGTTAACTGCTATGAAGTCTTAA